A single genomic interval of Arachis duranensis cultivar V14167 chromosome 7, aradu.V14167.gnm2.J7QH, whole genome shotgun sequence harbors:
- the LOC107459391 gene encoding transcription factor bHLH93 has product MSLRRETWESTNNNPCDEEGNYQLLFPNNNGWGNSGGFDHQNYYSSPSSILVPNSSYSCSSSSYQEVPQNCNDYYCDTTFNEIYSSLLEEFSAPQINNSDTTTPPPILMSDHQEDYNNSNNNNENPLLVSMLVEEELQSLEMQRECKMEASQSSSPPVFNSERKNNNRSKKVEGQPSKNLMAERRRRKRLNDRLSMLRSIVPKISKMDRTSILGDTIDYMKELLDKINTLKQEIQVVDDSNGILSNDKHPNDILVRNSPKFDVERRNNNGDTRVEICCGGKPGMLLSTVNTLEALGLDIQHCVISCFNDFTMQASCSEMWKRNSLYGILLSLSKKMDGTKMVYCICIKLKLSA; this is encoded by the exons ATGTCACTAAGAAGAGAAACATGGGAAAGCACAAATAATAATCCATGTGATGAAGAAGGAAACTACCAATTACTCTTCCCAAATAATAATGGGTGGGGTAATAGTGGCGGTTTTGATCATCAAAATTATTACTCATCAccttcttctattcttgttccaaactcctcttattcttgttcttcttcttcttaccaAGAAGTTCCTCAAAATTGCAACGATTATTATTGTGACACTACCTTCAATGAAATATATAGTTCCTTGCTTGAAGAATTCTCAGCACCACAGATCAATAATAGTGACACTACTACTCCACCACCAATATTAATGAGTGATCATCAAGAGGattataataatagtaataataataatgaaaatccACTATTAGTTTCTATGTTGGTGGAAGAAGAGCTTCAAAGCTTGGAGATGCAAAGAGAGTGCAAAATGGAGGCAAGTCAATCATCTTCTCCTCCTGTTTTCAACTCGGAAAGGAAGAACAATAATAGATCAAAGAAGGTTGAGGGCCAACCCTCCAAGAATCTAATGGctgagaggagaagaaggaagagattGAATGATAGGCTCTCCATGCTTAGATCAATTGTCCCCAAGATTAGCAag ATGGACAGAACATCTATACTTGGAGACACCATTGACTACATGAAGGAACTACTAGACAAGATCAATACTTTGAAACAAGAAATCCAAGTGGTGGATGATTCAAATGGCATTTTATCCAATGATAAACACCCAAATGATATTTTAGTGAGAAATTCTCCCAAG TTTGATGTGGAGAGGAGGAATAATAATGGAGACACAAGAGTTGAGATCTGTTGTGGTGGGAAGCCAGGGATGTTGCTATCTACAGTAAACACTTTGGAAGCATTGGGTCTTGACATTCAACACTGTGTTATAAGCTGTTTCAATGACTTCACAATGCAAGCTTCTTGCTCAGAG ATGTGGAAAAGGAATTCTCTATATGGAATCTTGCTTTCCCTATCCAAGAAAATGGATGGGACAAAAATGGTATATTGCATCTGTATAAAGCTTAAGCTTTCAGCTTAA
- the LOC107459278 gene encoding protein trichome birefringence, with protein sequence MVFFRGYSASHFSGGQWNSGGACDSETMPIDNEKYLTEYPPKMRVLEKVLQNMKTHVSYLNITRMTDFRKDGHPSIYRKQNLSPEERKSPLRYQDCSHWCLPGVPDAWNEILYAELLVRQYKKKQPQKKA encoded by the exons ATGGTCTTCTTCAGAGGCTACTCTGCTTCCCATTTCAG TGGTGGACAATGGAATTCGGGTGGAGCATGTGATAGTGAAACCATGCCTATAGACAATGAGAAGTACCTAACAGAATACCCTCCTAAAATGAGAGTTTTGGAGAAGGTGCTGCAGAATATGAAAACTCATGTCTCTTACCTTAACATCACTCGAATGACGGATTTCCGGAAGGATGGTCATCCCTCAATATACAGGAAGCAAAACTTGTCACCGGAGGAAAGGAAATCGCCATTGAGATACCAAGACTGCAGTCACTGGTGCCTTCCGGGGGTTCCGGATGCATGGAACGAGATCCTCTATGCTGAACTTCTGGTGAGGCAGTACAAAAAAAAGCAGCCGCAGAAGAAAGCATAG